A window of the Butyricimonas virosa genome harbors these coding sequences:
- a CDS encoding MFS transporter — MTEKLTLRDNAAVRWAALLLLALAMFCSYIFMDILSPIKDLMQSERGWDSLAFGTMQGSETFLNVFVFFLIFAGIILDKMGVRFTALLSGGVMLIGAVIKWYAVAEGFKGSGLEAWFTNNLNYIPGFDELGISPFYQGMPASAKLAAVGFMIFGCGVEMAGITVSRGIVKWFKGREIALAMGSEMALARLGVATCMIFSPFFAKLGGQVDVSRSVAFGVVLLMIALIMFIVYFFMDKKLDAQTGEAEEKDEPFKIKDIGKILSSGGFWLVALLCVLYYSAIFPFQKYAVNMLQCNLSFTPPAEGSFWAGNTVTIIQYCIMLVVAATAFAFNFTSKKSLKTLLLTISVIGLVVFCYMGYMRQSAETIFAVFPLLAVGITPILGKVVDNKGKAASMLMFGSILLIVCHLTFAFILPLFKDSAIGGVLIAYVTILILGASFSLVPASLWPSVPKLVDQKVIGSAYALIFWIQNIGLWLFPLLIGKVLDNTNPQVVNDLKNHVITPEQAAVSYNYTWPLVMLACLGVAALIIGIILKRVDKVKGLGLELPNVQQ; from the coding sequence ATGACAGAAAAGCTTACTCTTAGAGACAATGCAGCCGTTCGGTGGGCCGCTTTATTGTTGCTGGCATTAGCCATGTTTTGTTCATACATATTTATGGACATTTTATCACCGATTAAAGATTTGATGCAGTCGGAACGTGGTTGGGATTCGTTGGCATTTGGAACAATGCAAGGTTCTGAAACATTCTTGAATGTATTTGTATTCTTTTTAATTTTTGCCGGTATCATTCTTGATAAAATGGGTGTTCGTTTCACGGCTCTTTTATCAGGTGGTGTAATGTTAATCGGTGCGGTTATTAAATGGTATGCTGTTGCAGAAGGTTTCAAGGGAAGCGGGTTGGAAGCATGGTTTACGAACAATTTGAATTACATTCCGGGTTTTGACGAGTTGGGAATCTCCCCGTTTTACCAGGGAATGCCGGCATCTGCTAAACTGGCAGCGGTTGGTTTCATGATATTCGGCTGCGGTGTGGAGATGGCTGGTATCACGGTATCTCGCGGTATCGTGAAATGGTTTAAAGGACGTGAAATCGCTTTGGCAATGGGTTCCGAAATGGCATTAGCGCGTTTGGGAGTTGCCACGTGTATGATTTTCTCTCCTTTCTTTGCGAAACTTGGTGGACAGGTTGATGTTTCCCGTTCTGTTGCTTTTGGTGTGGTGTTATTGATGATCGCATTGATCATGTTCATCGTTTATTTCTTCATGGATAAGAAATTGGATGCACAAACAGGTGAGGCAGAAGAAAAAGATGAACCCTTTAAGATCAAAGATATTGGGAAAATTTTGTCCAGTGGTGGTTTCTGGTTGGTTGCATTACTTTGTGTATTATATTACTCGGCTATTTTCCCGTTCCAAAAATATGCGGTTAATATGTTGCAATGTAACTTGTCATTCACTCCTCCCGCCGAAGGCTCTTTCTGGGCAGGAAATACGGTGACAATTATCCAATATTGTATCATGTTGGTCGTTGCAGCTACAGCATTTGCATTTAACTTCACAAGCAAGAAGTCGTTGAAAACTTTGTTGTTAACTATCTCTGTCATCGGTTTGGTTGTATTCTGCTACATGGGCTATATGCGTCAGTCGGCAGAGACTATTTTTGCCGTATTCCCGTTATTGGCAGTAGGTATCACGCCGATTCTTGGTAAAGTGGTTGACAATAAAGGTAAGGCTGCTTCCATGTTGATGTTCGGTTCTATTTTGTTGATTGTATGCCATTTGACATTTGCATTCATATTACCTTTGTTTAAAGATAGTGCAATCGGAGGTGTTTTGATTGCGTACGTGACAATCTTGATTCTGGGTGCATCATTCTCGTTAGTTCCGGCTTCATTGTGGCCTAGTGTTCCGAAGTTGGTTGATCAGAAAGTGATAGGTTCAGCTTACGCTCTGATCTTCTGGATTCAAAATATCGGGTTGTGGCTTTTCCCGTTATTGATCGGTAAAGTGTTGGATAACACGAATCCTCAAGTTGTAAATGACTTGAAGAATCATGTGATCACCCCGGAACAAGCTGCTGTTTCCTATAATTATACGTGGCCTCTTGTCATGTTGGCTTGCTTAGGAGTTGCCGCTTTGATTATCGGTATAATCCTGAAACGTGTTGATAAGGTGAAAGGTCTTGGTTTGGAATTACCAAACGTTCAACAGTAA